Proteins from a genomic interval of Polaribacter sejongensis:
- a CDS encoding DUF2971 domain-containing protein, with protein sequence MNELKIEPYYNQPNENSFLYRYLTIDKLLDLLLSERISLVRLNLFDDKLEGSSLKHLRLNHFSELAKKDMQKQGGTFASISLTVNPTERNKRSRQRELFQDTNYASCWYIDNYESVAMWQLYSKPDSVAIKIPYKVLNKELLEGNFEINGKYEKLKFGAISYHRFKNIANVEKNNIETDIQGFIKDSSFDHEREFRIMVENKDSEKKYLENRGVLLDEDVDKLNNFNEIKVKYLKFNNFKKLPFEIIYHPECQEWHKKNIEKIISQFNIKFEIHDSELKNTFK encoded by the coding sequence ATGAATGAATTGAAAATTGAACCATATTATAATCAACCTAATGAAAATTCCTTCTTATACAGATATTTAACAATTGACAAACTATTAGACTTACTATTGAGTGAAAGAATTTCTCTTGTTAGACTTAATCTGTTTGATGATAAATTAGAAGGTAGTTCTTTAAAACATTTGCGCTTAAATCATTTTAGTGAACTCGCTAAAAAAGATATGCAAAAACAAGGTGGAACTTTTGCTAGTATTTCTCTAACGGTTAATCCAACAGAAAGGAATAAACGAAGTCGACAAAGAGAACTTTTTCAAGACACGAACTACGCAAGTTGTTGGTATATTGATAATTATGAGTCTGTTGCAATGTGGCAATTATATTCAAAACCTGATAGTGTCGCTATAAAAATTCCTTATAAGGTTTTAAATAAAGAATTATTGGAGGGGAATTTTGAAATTAATGGTAAATATGAAAAATTAAAATTCGGTGCCATTTCTTATCATAGATTTAAAAATATAGCTAACGTTGAAAAGAATAATATAGAAACTGACATTCAAGGTTTTATTAAAGATTCAAGTTTTGATCACGAAAGAGAATTTCGAATAATGGTTGAAAATAAAGATTCTGAAAAAAAATATTTAGAGAATCGAGGAGTATTGTTAGACGAAGATGTAGATAAATTAAATAATTTTAATGAAATAAAAGTAAAATATTTAAAATTTAATAATTTCAAGAAACTACCTTTTGAAATTATTTATCATCCAGAATGTCAAGAGTGGCATAAAAAAAATATTGAGAAGATAATTAGTCAATTCAATATAAAATTTGAAATTCATGATTCTGAATTAAAGAACACATTTAAGTGA